The following coding sequences lie in one Candidatus Stygibacter australis genomic window:
- a CDS encoding tetratricopeptide repeat protein produces the protein MSHSSSITPADYKRIYAIRVILLLIWGGLIVFGIITLLQPDWLTDISKIGKESEAMDLKKMGDDLMSEKQFNGAIAIYQKALDRNPELYEALGNMAISYARLGKIDMAEKTLKKMINLIPERDYIGYLNLGEIYLGQEDYQKAREYYQQSLFTNPFPEDAYKFAGFCSKQLGDLELALQYYNQAISKMSDFEQLYKGSLQRDHYRLKKNAEALQQVQDLMAVDDVSEILAKYDEKVLHYLQSHNPENSKIYNEMGIIFHNLGNVEMAKRALQKAINIDPRNKKARDNLRLITQN, from the coding sequence ATGTCACATTCATCCTCCATAACACCTGCTGATTATAAAAGAATTTATGCCATCAGAGTAATTCTTCTACTCATCTGGGGTGGTTTAATAGTTTTTGGCATTATCACTCTCCTTCAACCGGACTGGCTGACAGATATATCAAAAATAGGTAAAGAATCTGAGGCAATGGACCTTAAAAAAATGGGTGATGATCTCATGTCTGAGAAACAATTCAATGGCGCAATTGCCATTTATCAAAAGGCATTGGACCGTAATCCCGAACTATATGAAGCACTCGGAAATATGGCAATTTCCTATGCCCGGTTGGGAAAGATTGATATGGCGGAAAAAACCTTAAAAAAAATGATCAACCTTATTCCCGAACGCGACTATATAGGCTATCTGAATCTGGGTGAAATTTATTTAGGTCAGGAAGATTATCAAAAAGCCAGAGAATATTATCAGCAATCTCTATTCACAAATCCATTTCCAGAGGATGCGTATAAATTTGCCGGCTTTTGCAGTAAGCAACTTGGTGATCTGGAGCTGGCATTGCAGTATTATAACCAGGCGATCTCAAAAATGTCAGATTTTGAACAGCTATACAAAGGTTCACTGCAAAGAGATCATTACAGATTGAAGAAAAATGCCGAAGCACTTCAGCAAGTGCAAGATCTAATGGCTGTTGATGATGTTTCTGAGATCCTGGCTAAATACGATGAAAAAGTTTTGCATTATCTTCAGAGCCATAACCCCGAAAATTCAAAGATATATAATGAAATGGGTATAATATTTCATAATCTGGGAAATGTAGAGATGGCAAAACGCGCATTGCAGAAAGCTATCAATATTGATCCCAGAAATAAAAAAGCTCGCGATAATCTGAGATTGATCACCCAGAATTAG